The Emys orbicularis isolate rEmyOrb1 chromosome 21, rEmyOrb1.hap1, whole genome shotgun sequence genome has a segment encoding these proteins:
- the IFNL1 gene encoding interferon lambda-1: MSRTLLVSALLLVLVEAFAEGAPVKNCQLSQYKSIYPPYNQAFKDFRDKYNEMLQDPAVGCSARIFRRKLDELSECQNLLVLEKKVDVTIRVIQNLSEPELVRNASKPLEILASIQEDLRSCIQQKGLDGDEAAQWPILAKWLRKAHAGESEGSARCLEEAMIFNLFRLLNDLQNVAHKFNESCH, encoded by the exons ATGAGCCGGACGCTGCTAGTCTCAGCTCTCCTGCTGGTGTTGGTGGAAGCTTTTGCCGAAGGGGCTCCAGTAAAGAATTGCCAACTTTCCCAATACAAATCCATTTACCCCCCATATAACCAAGCCTTTAAGGACTTCAGGGATAAATAC AATGAGATGCTCCAGGACCCTGCTGTGGGCTGTTCCGCCAGAATCTTCCGCCGGAAGCTGGACGAGCTGTCG GAATGTCAAAACTTGCTGGTGCTGGAGAAGAAAGTGGATGTGACCATCAGGGTCATTCAGAACCTCAGCGAGCCCGAGCTGGTCAGGAACGCGTCCAAGCCCCTGGAGATCCTGGCGAGTATCCAGGAGGACCTGAGGAGCTGT ATCCAGCAGAAGGGCCTGGATGGCGACGAGGCTGCGCAGTGGCCCATCCTCGCCAAATGGCTCCGGAAAGCCCACGCCGGAGAGAGTGAG GGGTCTGCCAGATGCCTGGAGGAAGCTATGATCTTCAACCTCTTCCGCCTACTGAACGATCTGCAGAATGTTGCCCACAAGTTCAACGAGTCCTGCCACTGA